One stretch of Amycolatopsis sp. NBC_00345 DNA includes these proteins:
- a CDS encoding class I SAM-dependent methyltransferase, giving the protein MSITHWNDVTIDYDKVLDTDESNVVLLATAVDRLPAGAVDVLDIGSGTGRLTSLCRAARPAARIVGVDPAPTMVTAAQAKFADDDGASFLEAIAEDLSVFPDASFDAAISSFALHHMELDAYDTAAAEIFRVLRPGGRFVNADQFCRVMGPVASRERALDVLDLLTAKARHYLLEACFERMLLQIDLLPRFLREDGEILTTPEYWRDALKSAGFATVEIIATPPAELYNRVIVADKA; this is encoded by the coding sequence ATGAGCATCACCCACTGGAATGACGTCACGATCGACTACGACAAGGTCCTGGACACCGACGAGTCCAATGTGGTCCTGCTGGCCACCGCGGTCGACCGGCTGCCCGCCGGCGCCGTCGACGTGCTGGACATCGGCTCGGGCACCGGCCGGCTGACCTCGCTGTGCCGCGCGGCCCGGCCCGCCGCCAGGATCGTCGGCGTCGACCCGGCGCCGACCATGGTGACCGCCGCCCAGGCCAAGTTCGCGGACGACGACGGGGCGAGCTTCCTGGAAGCGATCGCCGAGGACCTGTCGGTCTTCCCGGACGCGAGCTTCGACGCCGCCATCAGCAGCTTCGCCTTGCACCACATGGAACTCGACGCCTACGACACCGCCGCGGCCGAGATCTTCCGCGTCCTGCGCCCCGGCGGCCGGTTCGTGAACGCCGACCAGTTCTGCCGCGTGATGGGCCCGGTGGCGAGCCGGGAGCGGGCGCTGGACGTGCTGGACCTGCTGACGGCCAAGGCGCGGCACTACCTGCTGGAGGCCTGCTTCGAGCGGATGCTCCTGCAGATCGACCTCCTGCCCCGCTTCCTGCGCGAGGACGGCGAGATCCTGACGACCCCGGAGTACTGGCGGGACGCGCTGAAGTCGGCCGGCTTCGCCACGGTGGAGATCATCGCGACGCCGCCCGCGGAGCTGTACAACCGCGTGATCGTGGCCGACAAGGCCTGA
- a CDS encoding PLP-dependent cysteine synthase family protein, giving the protein MTAVSAPLRVASSMDDLVGETPLLRLPLPGARPDVTVLAKLEMFNPLGSVKDRAALFMLRHAERTGLLPPTGGTVVEASSGNTGISLAAMCAVRGHRCVIILPDNATGERRAILTAFGAEIVYSPFQEGLAGAIAISERVHRETAGSWLVSQDKNPVNAQAHYETTGPEIWRDTAGEVDVFVCAVGTGGTLSGVARYLKERREVHVVAVEPAGSPVLSGGERGTHRIPGIGGGFVNEVTDRSVIDEIVTVTDGDAAATTRWLARDLGLLAGVSSGAAAHGARVVAGRERWAGKTVLTLLPDTGERYLSIWDGLSEEGA; this is encoded by the coding sequence ATGACCGCGGTCTCGGCACCGCTGCGCGTCGCCTCGTCGATGGACGACCTGGTGGGGGAGACGCCGCTGCTGCGGCTGCCCTTGCCGGGTGCCCGCCCGGACGTGACGGTGCTGGCCAAACTGGAGATGTTCAACCCGCTGGGCAGTGTGAAGGACCGGGCGGCCCTGTTCATGCTGCGCCACGCCGAGCGCACCGGCCTGTTGCCGCCCACCGGCGGCACGGTCGTGGAGGCCTCGTCGGGGAACACCGGCATCTCGCTGGCGGCGATGTGCGCGGTGCGCGGGCACCGGTGCGTGATCATCCTGCCGGACAACGCGACCGGCGAGCGGCGCGCCATCCTGACCGCGTTCGGCGCGGAGATCGTGTACTCGCCGTTCCAGGAGGGCCTGGCGGGCGCGATCGCGATCTCCGAGCGGGTGCACCGGGAGACGGCGGGCTCGTGGCTGGTGTCGCAGGACAAGAACCCGGTCAACGCCCAGGCGCACTACGAGACCACGGGGCCCGAGATCTGGCGCGACACCGCGGGCGAGGTCGACGTGTTCGTGTGCGCGGTGGGCACCGGCGGGACGCTGTCCGGGGTCGCCAGGTACCTCAAGGAGCGGCGCGAGGTGCATGTGGTCGCGGTCGAGCCCGCCGGCTCCCCGGTCCTGTCGGGCGGCGAGCGCGGGACGCACCGGATCCCGGGGATCGGCGGGGGTTTCGTGAACGAGGTGACCGACCGCTCGGTGATCGACGAGATCGTCACCGTCACCGACGGGGACGCCGCGGCCACCACCCGGTGGCTCGCCCGCGACCTCGGCCTGCTGGCGGGCGTGTCCTCGGGCGCGGCCGCGCACGGCGCGCGCGTCGTGGCGGGCCGCGAGCGGTGGGCGGGCAAGACCGTGCTGACCCTCCTCCCGGACACGGGGGAGCGCTATCTGTCCATTTGGGACGGACTGAGTGAGGAAGGCGCCTGA
- a CDS encoding FAD-dependent monooxygenase, which produces MGALGEVLDVVLERDPSSHSRAEALLHPTVVAVLGYRLAHRLHRRGRRSAAAGVSAVARLLSGGIEIHPGARIGRRFFVDHGCGVVIGARVVIGDDVTVFHQVTIGAMGPAGHPRLGDRVVVGANATLAGPITIGDDAHIGANALVCADVRAGATVYAPRARVRPEPGSPRLTRRADESRMDGQPGRLRAVGDGTGAARAGAEADPATVVVVGGGIAGLALGISLGRAGLPVTVAERAPRVHAVGAGLVLYPNGVAALDAVSPRLGRAVRASGHVPAAGETRPLVAPDGEVLSGDPVGSLGNRFGTPQVCLLRSALRDALLAEAEHVGVDLRTGATVVGHTDHGDHVTVALADGGEVSGAVLAGADGVNSRVRRALLGDGAPAYRGYTALRGRSPAPALFPHGVTVAGAGLDLFVAPVGGGEVYWTAKVTAPAGVWPAKDRETALADLLGLVEGWHPALVGLLAGTAADVVVTDIHDRDPVPGWSVNRVTLLGDAAHPMSPAMGQGASMALEDAVVLAAHLADGSDPVAALAGYNARRAPRTARVVLQSRRKGGVDEQAAGAGAELAVRAANEFTTEDQSLAGLFGWRPDVPAHQGGKP; this is translated from the coding sequence ATGGGCGCGCTGGGCGAAGTGCTCGACGTCGTCCTGGAGCGGGACCCGTCGTCGCACTCGCGCGCCGAGGCGCTGCTGCACCCGACCGTGGTGGCCGTGCTCGGCTACCGGCTCGCGCACCGGCTGCACCGGCGGGGGCGCCGGTCGGCGGCCGCGGGTGTCTCGGCGGTGGCGCGGCTGCTGTCCGGCGGGATCGAGATCCATCCCGGGGCCCGGATCGGCCGCCGGTTCTTCGTCGACCACGGCTGCGGCGTCGTCATCGGTGCCCGGGTGGTGATCGGCGACGACGTGACCGTGTTCCACCAGGTCACCATCGGCGCGATGGGCCCGGCCGGGCACCCCCGGCTCGGCGACCGCGTGGTGGTGGGCGCCAACGCGACGCTGGCCGGGCCCATCACCATCGGCGACGACGCGCACATCGGCGCGAACGCACTGGTCTGCGCGGACGTGCGGGCCGGAGCCACCGTGTACGCGCCCCGCGCGCGGGTGCGGCCGGAACCGGGCTCGCCCCGGCTGACGAGGAGGGCAGATGAATCCCGAATGGACGGACAACCGGGGCGACTTCGCGCTGTGGGCGACGGAACTGGAGCAGCGCGAGCTGGAGCGGAAGCGGACCCGGCCACCGTGGTGGTGGTGGGTGGCGGCATCGCTGGCCTGGCCCTTGGTATTTCCCTTGGAAGAGCCGGACTTCCCGTAACGGTGGCCGAGCGCGCGCCGCGGGTGCACGCGGTCGGCGCCGGGCTGGTGCTCTACCCGAACGGCGTCGCCGCCCTGGACGCGGTGAGCCCGCGGCTGGGCCGGGCGGTGCGCGCGTCCGGGCACGTCCCGGCGGCGGGGGAGACCCGGCCGCTGGTGGCCCCCGACGGTGAGGTGCTCTCCGGCGACCCGGTCGGCTCACTGGGGAACCGGTTCGGCACGCCGCAGGTGTGCCTGCTGCGCTCGGCGCTGCGCGACGCGCTGCTCGCCGAGGCCGAGCACGTCGGGGTGGACCTGCGCACCGGGGCCACCGTGGTCGGCCACACCGACCACGGTGACCACGTCACGGTGGCGCTGGCCGACGGCGGCGAGGTGTCCGGGGCGGTGCTCGCGGGCGCGGACGGCGTCAACTCGCGGGTCCGCCGGGCCCTGCTCGGCGACGGCGCCCCGGCCTACCGCGGCTACACGGCGCTGCGCGGGCGTTCCCCCGCCCCGGCGCTGTTCCCGCACGGGGTGACGGTCGCGGGCGCGGGCCTGGACCTGTTCGTCGCCCCGGTCGGCGGGGGCGAGGTGTACTGGACGGCCAAGGTCACCGCGCCCGCCGGGGTGTGGCCGGCCAAGGACCGCGAGACCGCGCTCGCCGACCTGCTCGGCCTCGTCGAAGGCTGGCACCCGGCGCTGGTCGGGCTGCTGGCCGGGACCGCCGCTGACGTGGTGGTCACCGACATCCACGACCGCGACCCGGTGCCCGGCTGGTCGGTGAACCGGGTGACCCTGCTCGGCGACGCCGCGCACCCGATGTCCCCGGCGATGGGTCAGGGCGCGTCGATGGCGCTGGAGGACGCGGTCGTGCTGGCCGCGCACCTGGCCGACGGGTCCGACCCGGTCGCCGCGCTGGCGGGGTACAACGCCCGCCGGGCCCCGCGCACCGCGCGGGTCGTGCTGCAGTCGCGGCGCAAGGGCGGGGTCGACGAGCAGGCCGCGGGCGCGGGGGCCGAGCTGGCCGTGCGCGCCGCCAACGAGTTCACCACCGAGGACCAGTCGCTGGCCGGGCTGTTCGGCTGGCGGCCGGATGTCCCGGCTCACCAAGGAGGAAAACCATGA
- a CDS encoding dihydroorotase yields MGLTELVVANGRLVTPDGVRTGAVHVAGGRITAITDTPVPAATVIDARGAYVLPGLIDSHVHFRTPGLRHKEDWAHGSRAALAGGVTTVLDMPNTVPPTLDPEAVAAKAELVAGESLVDYAFHIGVDPLRPELLADLDPAVAVSAKVFMAGHHTAPTVVRDPMVLDKVFAAAAAGGVRLVLHAEDDALFELLDGWRGPVGAYADYERWRPRSGPISAVAQVIRLVQRHGTRAHILHLSSAEEADLVAAAASAGLPLTFELTGHHLSFTDADTRRGGARTRLAPAIRGRADQDRLWAAVRAGEVSTLGSDHAPHTTEEKTRPVADAPPGLPGVQELAVAVWTGMRARWPDEPADVAVRRLVRHLAEVPAALFALPGKGKLEVGADADLVVFEPAHRWMFSAGDVRAKCGWSAYEGWTMTGRVARTIKGGTPAWDAGTGLFGAPTGRRLVAGA; encoded by the coding sequence GTGGGCCTGACCGAGCTGGTGGTCGCCAACGGGCGGCTGGTGACCCCGGACGGGGTGCGCACCGGGGCCGTGCACGTCGCCGGCGGCCGGATCACCGCCATCACCGACACGCCCGTGCCCGCGGCCACCGTCATCGACGCCCGCGGCGCCTATGTGCTGCCGGGGCTGATCGACTCGCACGTGCACTTCCGCACCCCGGGCCTGCGGCACAAGGAGGACTGGGCGCACGGCAGCCGCGCGGCGCTCGCGGGCGGGGTCACCACGGTGCTCGACATGCCCAACACCGTCCCGCCGACGCTGGACCCGGAAGCCGTCGCCGCCAAGGCCGAACTGGTCGCGGGCGAGTCCCTTGTGGACTACGCGTTCCACATCGGCGTCGACCCGCTGCGGCCCGAACTGCTGGCCGACCTGGACCCGGCGGTCGCGGTGAGCGCGAAGGTGTTCATGGCGGGCCACCACACCGCGCCCACCGTCGTGCGCGACCCCATGGTGCTCGACAAGGTGTTCGCCGCGGCCGCCGCCGGGGGCGTGCGGCTGGTGCTGCACGCCGAGGACGACGCACTCTTCGAACTGCTCGACGGCTGGCGCGGCCCGGTCGGCGCCTACGCCGACTACGAGCGCTGGCGGCCGCGCAGCGGGCCGATCTCGGCGGTGGCCCAGGTGATCCGGCTCGTCCAGCGGCACGGGACCAGGGCGCACATCCTGCACCTGTCCAGCGCCGAGGAGGCCGACCTGGTCGCCGCCGCCGCGTCCGCCGGGCTGCCGCTGACCTTCGAGCTGACCGGGCACCACCTGTCCTTCACCGACGCCGACACCCGCCGGGGCGGCGCCCGTACCCGGCTGGCGCCCGCCATCCGCGGCCGGGCCGACCAGGACCGCCTGTGGGCCGCCGTGCGCGCGGGTGAGGTGAGCACGCTGGGCAGCGACCACGCCCCGCACACGACCGAGGAGAAGACCCGGCCGGTCGCGGACGCGCCGCCGGGGCTGCCGGGGGTGCAGGAGCTGGCCGTGGCGGTGTGGACCGGGATGCGCGCGCGGTGGCCGGACGAGCCGGCGGACGTGGCGGTCCGGCGCCTGGTGCGGCACCTCGCCGAGGTGCCCGCCGCGCTGTTCGCCCTGCCGGGCAAGGGAAAGCTCGAGGTCGGGGCCGACGCCGACCTCGTGGTGTTCGAGCCGGCGCACCGGTGGATGTTCTCGGCAGGCGACGTCCGGGCCAAGTGCGGGTGGTCGGCGTACGAGGGCTGGACGATGACCGGCCGGGTCGCCCGCACGATCAAGGGCGGCACCCCGGCCTGGGACGCCGGGACCGGGCTGTTCGGCGCGCCCACCGGCCGCCGGCTCGTGGCGGGGGCGTGA
- a CDS encoding acyl-CoA dehydrogenase family protein — translation MPVAASVTDMDSAGLALLRESAARTAGTGAPDPAAIGLLRSSGLLGLPVPAAHGGRDGDAWEVNRAVAQIATANPSVAIVLFQHCAVAARIAEWGTPDQQAALLPAMARGELLAASAWSETGAGAAKKRLSTTASRQPDGGWLLTGAKSFTTGAGIADLYLVLAQTSAPVDDAKSAYGSAGQSFFLVRGGAPGVEPDLSLDLVGMRGSATGFLSLRDCAVGGDALLGPLGEAPAIIAGVRATGATLGAVSVGIAEAVLELTLHHLDSRGLLAAQSVRHRMVELGSRVEAARAIVEWAGSRGAPDPSTTTLHSKLFASAVGEEVGLAAARLLSSAGYVAGHQLNTLLADARAVALMGPTDELCRELVAAPWA, via the coding sequence ATGCCTGTGGCTGCCAGTGTGACCGATATGGACAGTGCGGGGCTGGCGCTGCTGCGCGAGTCGGCCGCCCGCACGGCCGGGACCGGCGCCCCCGACCCGGCCGCGATCGGGCTGCTGCGCTCGTCCGGGCTGCTGGGCCTGCCGGTGCCCGCCGCGCACGGCGGCCGCGACGGCGACGCCTGGGAGGTCAACCGGGCGGTGGCCCAGATCGCCACGGCGAACCCGTCGGTGGCGATCGTGCTGTTCCAGCACTGCGCGGTGGCCGCCAGGATCGCCGAGTGGGGGACCCCGGACCAGCAGGCCGCGCTGTTGCCGGCGATGGCGCGCGGTGAGCTGCTGGCGGCCTCGGCGTGGAGCGAGACCGGGGCGGGCGCGGCCAAGAAACGGCTCAGCACCACGGCTTCCCGGCAGCCGGACGGCGGCTGGCTGCTGACCGGCGCCAAGTCGTTCACCACCGGCGCCGGGATCGCGGACCTCTACCTGGTGCTGGCGCAGACCTCGGCGCCGGTCGACGACGCGAAGAGCGCCTACGGCTCGGCCGGGCAGTCGTTCTTCCTGGTGCGGGGCGGGGCACCCGGCGTCGAGCCGGACCTGAGCCTTGACCTGGTGGGCATGCGCGGCTCGGCGACCGGGTTCCTGTCCCTGCGCGACTGCGCGGTCGGCGGCGACGCGCTGCTCGGACCGCTCGGCGAGGCGCCCGCGATCATCGCCGGGGTGCGCGCGACCGGGGCCACGCTCGGCGCGGTGTCGGTCGGCATCGCCGAGGCGGTGCTCGAGCTGACCCTGCACCACCTGGACAGCCGCGGGCTGCTCGCCGCGCAGTCGGTGCGGCACCGGATGGTCGAGCTGGGCTCGCGGGTCGAGGCGGCCAGGGCGATCGTCGAGTGGGCGGGCTCGCGCGGCGCGCCGGACCCGAGCACGACCACGTTGCACAGCAAGCTGTTCGCCTCGGCGGTGGGCGAGGAGGTCGGGCTGGCCGCCGCCCGGCTGCTCAGCTCCGCCGGGTACGTCGCGGGCCACCAGCTCAACACGCTGCTGGCCGACGCCCGCGCGGTGGCGCTGATGGGCCCGACCGACGAGCTGTGCCGGGAACTGGTGGCCGCGCCGTGGGCCTGA
- a CDS encoding PrpF domain-containing protein: MIAHLAYAAGSPCPTLVLDARYLPTEDGPLLEALGKARSWLIDSGAGHVLKIALVSPSAHPMFDLDYRFIQALPDGPTRFDLRGSCGHSVLSSIMAAAETGMVPRLGYGDRIRVNVLNNGDHMVCAVDGISRTTAHFTVHFLQSPPRPVSSLLLTGSPRTVLSVAGEPVEVSLVSAGNPYVFVGHRAAKVSTKEELFADDPVLFDRLSRIRVAAAEHLGWAPDGAFPKVAVTLPLDGRLAVRAISVPSWHPTLALTGTACLGAATGIPGTVPWFAARVAGCPPGMIHIDTPGGGTAVTAATTIPAEGEPRVDWITVGGRQVTFHGSFLLEPLAHVQHKEISECLWLPV, from the coding sequence GTGATCGCCCACCTCGCTTACGCGGCCGGCAGCCCGTGCCCGACGCTGGTGCTCGACGCGCGCTACCTGCCCACCGAAGACGGCCCGCTGCTCGAAGCACTGGGCAAGGCCCGGAGCTGGCTGATCGACTCCGGCGCCGGGCACGTGCTCAAGATCGCGCTGGTGTCGCCGTCGGCGCACCCGATGTTCGACCTGGACTACCGGTTCATCCAGGCGTTGCCCGACGGCCCGACCCGGTTCGACCTGCGCGGCTCGTGCGGGCACTCGGTGCTGTCCTCGATCATGGCCGCCGCCGAGACCGGGATGGTGCCGCGCCTCGGCTACGGCGACCGGATCCGGGTGAACGTGCTCAACAACGGCGACCACATGGTGTGCGCGGTCGACGGGATCAGCCGCACCACGGCCCACTTCACCGTGCACTTCCTGCAGTCGCCTCCGCGCCCGGTCAGCTCGCTCCTGCTGACGGGCTCGCCGCGCACCGTGCTCTCGGTGGCGGGTGAACCGGTCGAGGTCTCGCTCGTCTCGGCGGGGAACCCGTACGTCTTCGTCGGCCACCGCGCGGCCAAGGTGTCCACAAAGGAGGAACTGTTCGCCGACGACCCCGTGCTGTTCGACCGGCTCTCCCGGATCCGGGTGGCCGCCGCCGAGCACCTGGGCTGGGCGCCGGACGGGGCGTTCCCCAAGGTCGCGGTGACCCTGCCGCTGGACGGCCGGCTGGCCGTGCGGGCGATCTCGGTGCCGTCCTGGCACCCGACGCTCGCGCTGACCGGCACCGCGTGCCTCGGCGCGGCCACCGGGATCCCCGGCACCGTGCCGTGGTTCGCCGCCCGGGTCGCGGGCTGCCCGCCGGGGATGATCCACATCGACACCCCGGGCGGCGGCACCGCGGTCACCGCCGCCACCACCATCCCGGCCGAAGGGGAGCCCCGGGTGGACTGGATCACCGTGGGCGGCAGGCAGGTCACCTTCCACGGGTCGTTCCTGCTCGAACCCCTCGCCCACGTCCAGCACAAGGAGATCTCGGAATGCCTGTGGCTGCCAGTGTGA
- the asnB gene encoding asparagine synthase (glutamine-hydrolyzing), with protein MAGAVCRIYGHLNAAVSPHELRTVAALQRHGGPDGHGGVDGEGFALGGNRLAVMDLDGGQQPYTLPGGAVRVVFNGEIYNHRELKARLGGHSFPDDCDGSVLPALYAEYGDRFTDHLDGMYAVALIDLRAEPRLVLATDPAGMKPLFYRWDPAAGTLHFSSEIGSLLAFGAVSTDLWTPGLDAYLATKTPFGEQTMFADIKVLPPGATAVCDRPGGLRIRRREPVQCEAGAAGGLQPALAEQVRRLLTADVPVATITSGGLDSSLVTTLAARTHPGVHTFNIAYRGSWPGDERHFARAAAAHAGAAYHQVEIDPADFPAMLADVVWHLGQPNADPITLSTFALFREVRAAGFTVALTGDAADEVFGGYDRMRDAVADEAAGRPWIPSYVDKLGVLPMARRHALYTDDYAREVGAGTGLPEEAERMLHGPGSALSRITAFELAHRLPAYHLRRVDHLSMAHSVEARLPFCQPAILDIGRSLTDDQRVRGGEVKRALYAAAAGLLPDSVLRRPKQPFTLPVAAMLVPGQPLWEFARDLLTAAELRSDGQLDPVAVDALFATQADRPGPAAALALWALLVHQVWRAQFRAGARAPRGTELAA; from the coding sequence GTGGCGGGCGCGGTGTGTCGAATCTACGGCCATCTCAACGCAGCTGTGTCCCCGCACGAGCTGCGGACGGTCGCGGCGCTGCAGCGCCACGGCGGTCCGGACGGGCACGGCGGGGTCGACGGCGAGGGTTTCGCACTGGGCGGTAACCGCCTCGCGGTGATGGACCTCGACGGCGGGCAGCAGCCCTACACGCTGCCGGGTGGCGCGGTGCGGGTCGTGTTCAACGGCGAGATCTACAACCACCGGGAGCTGAAGGCGCGGCTGGGCGGGCACTCGTTCCCCGACGACTGCGACGGGTCGGTGCTGCCCGCGCTCTACGCCGAGTACGGCGACCGGTTCACCGACCACCTCGACGGCATGTACGCCGTCGCGCTGATCGACCTGCGCGCCGAGCCGCGGCTGGTGCTCGCCACCGACCCAGCGGGGATGAAGCCGTTGTTCTACCGGTGGGACCCGGCCGCGGGCACGCTGCACTTCTCCTCGGAGATCGGCTCGCTGCTGGCCTTCGGCGCGGTGTCCACCGACCTCTGGACCCCCGGCCTGGACGCGTACCTGGCGACCAAGACGCCGTTCGGCGAGCAGACCATGTTCGCCGACATCAAGGTCCTCCCGCCCGGTGCCACCGCGGTCTGCGACCGGCCGGGCGGCCTGCGGATCCGGCGGCGCGAGCCCGTCCAGTGCGAGGCGGGGGCGGCGGGCGGGCTGCAGCCGGCGCTGGCCGAACAGGTGCGCAGACTGCTGACCGCCGACGTGCCGGTCGCCACGATCACCTCCGGCGGGCTGGACTCCAGCCTGGTCACCACCCTGGCCGCGCGCACGCACCCGGGCGTGCACACGTTCAACATCGCCTACCGGGGCAGCTGGCCCGGCGACGAGCGGCACTTCGCCCGGGCCGCGGCGGCGCACGCGGGGGCCGCCTACCACCAGGTCGAGATCGACCCGGCGGACTTCCCGGCGATGCTGGCCGACGTCGTCTGGCACCTCGGCCAGCCCAACGCCGACCCGATCACGCTGAGCACCTTCGCGCTGTTCCGCGAGGTGCGCGCGGCCGGGTTCACCGTGGCGCTGACCGGTGACGCCGCCGACGAGGTCTTCGGCGGCTACGACCGCATGCGCGACGCCGTGGCCGACGAGGCCGCGGGCCGGCCCTGGATCCCGTCCTATGTGGACAAGCTGGGCGTGCTCCCCATGGCGCGCCGGCACGCGCTCTACACCGACGACTACGCCCGCGAGGTCGGCGCGGGCACAGGGTTGCCCGAGGAGGCGGAACGGATGCTGCACGGACCCGGCTCGGCGCTGAGCCGGATCACCGCCTTCGAGCTGGCGCACCGGCTCCCGGCCTACCACCTGCGCCGGGTGGACCACCTGAGCATGGCCCACTCGGTCGAAGCCCGGCTGCCGTTCTGCCAGCCCGCGATCCTCGACATCGGCCGCTCGCTCACCGACGACCAGCGCGTGCGTGGCGGCGAGGTGAAGCGCGCGCTCTACGCCGCGGCCGCGGGCCTGCTGCCCGATTCCGTGCTGCGCCGGCCGAAGCAGCCGTTCACGCTGCCCGTCGCGGCGATGCTGGTGCCCGGCCAGCCGCTCTGGGAGTTCGCCAGGGACCTGCTGACCGCCGCGGAACTGCGCTCCGACGGCCAGCTCGACCCGGTGGCGGTGGACGCGCTGTTCGCCACCCAGGCCGACCGGCCCGGCCCGGCGGCCGCGCTGGCGCTGTGGGCCCTGCTGGTGCACCAGGTCTGGCGCGCGCAGTTCCGGGCCGGGGCGAGAGCGCCGCGGGGCACGGAGCTGGCCGCGTGA
- a CDS encoding TIGR03560 family F420-dependent LLM class oxidoreductase, translated as MRISLNVTNFSWESDLADQLDRVVRAADEADLDTVWVGDHLLQVDPNSTHEAAMLEAYTTLGYFAARTERVRLGTMVTGVTYRSAALLIKAVTTLDVLSRGRAWLGVGAGYSEVEARSMGLPLPSTAERFEQLSETLELALRMWSGDDSPFHGKQLTLERPVGNPAPASKPRPSILIGGMGENKTLRLVARFADACNLFDVPDGGATLRRKLDVLARHCAEAGREPSDILKTVSTRLQPGESVDSFVERATALAALGIQHVVVITPEPWTAAAVGTLGAAVPRLAEV; from the coding sequence ATGCGCATCAGCCTGAACGTCACGAACTTCTCCTGGGAGTCCGACCTCGCCGACCAGCTCGACCGGGTGGTGCGCGCCGCCGACGAGGCGGACCTGGACACCGTGTGGGTGGGCGACCACCTGCTCCAGGTCGACCCGAACAGCACGCACGAGGCGGCGATGCTGGAGGCGTACACGACCCTCGGCTACTTCGCCGCGCGCACCGAGCGGGTGCGGCTGGGCACGATGGTGACCGGGGTGACCTACCGTTCGGCGGCGCTGCTGATCAAGGCGGTGACCACGCTGGACGTGCTCTCCCGCGGCCGCGCCTGGCTGGGCGTCGGCGCCGGGTACAGCGAGGTGGAGGCCCGGTCGATGGGGCTGCCGCTGCCCTCGACCGCCGAGCGGTTCGAACAGCTTTCGGAGACGCTGGAGCTGGCGTTGCGGATGTGGTCGGGTGACGATTCCCCCTTCCACGGCAAGCAGCTCACCCTCGAGCGCCCGGTCGGGAACCCGGCGCCGGCGAGCAAACCGCGCCCGTCGATCCTCATCGGCGGCATGGGGGAGAACAAGACCCTGCGGCTGGTGGCCCGGTTCGCCGACGCCTGCAACCTGTTCGACGTCCCCGACGGCGGCGCGACCCTGCGCCGCAAGCTCGACGTGCTGGCCCGGCACTGCGCCGAAGCGGGGCGCGAGCCCTCGGACATCCTCAAGACCGTCAGCACCCGGTTGCAGCCGGGCGAAAGCGTGGACTCCTTCGTCGAGCGGGCCACTGCCCTGGCCGCGCTGGGGATCCAGCACGTCGTCGTGATCACGCCCGAGCCGTGGACCGCGGCGGCCGTCGGCACACTGGGCGCGGCCGTGCCAAGGCTCGCCGAGGTCTGA
- a CDS encoding alcohol dehydrogenase catalytic domain-containing protein — MRVRQVHITDQGARDFLETRAIDLPEPGPGEATVRIEAAGVSYGDLLQQRGVIPGGPKPPYVPGFDLVGTVERLGSGDSTLHIGQRVAALVRVGGYGEALTLPVDRLVPVPEGAKPVDVAAAALNYFIAHQMLHRVARVERGSRILVHGASGGVGFAFLQLAALADGVEVWGTASAANADLLRANGATPVDYRAEDFTEVVPRGLAAVFDPIGGTHFRRSYSRLARGGVLVGYGQNDVLRGDRKNMLVGAVGFLGGIVAPKLLPDGRKTVFYNAWSLEKPQPQAYREDLAAVLDLVAGGRIGPTSVTTLPLDDAAKAFDALREPGHGKLVLTP; from the coding sequence ATGCGGGTACGACAGGTCCACATCACCGACCAGGGCGCACGGGACTTCCTCGAAACGCGCGCCATCGACCTCCCCGAGCCAGGGCCGGGCGAGGCCACCGTGCGCATCGAGGCCGCGGGGGTGTCCTACGGCGACCTGCTGCAGCAGCGCGGTGTCATCCCCGGTGGCCCCAAACCGCCGTACGTCCCGGGTTTCGACCTCGTCGGCACGGTCGAGCGGCTCGGCTCCGGCGACTCCACCCTCCACATCGGACAGCGGGTGGCCGCGCTGGTCCGGGTCGGCGGGTACGGCGAGGCGCTCACCCTCCCGGTCGACCGGCTGGTCCCGGTGCCCGAGGGCGCCAAGCCGGTCGACGTCGCCGCGGCCGCGCTCAACTACTTCATCGCCCACCAGATGCTCCACCGGGTGGCCCGCGTCGAGCGGGGCAGCCGGATCCTGGTGCACGGCGCGTCCGGCGGGGTCGGGTTCGCCTTCCTCCAGCTGGCCGCGCTCGCCGACGGCGTCGAGGTGTGGGGCACGGCGTCGGCGGCGAACGCGGATCTCCTGCGCGCCAACGGGGCCACGCCCGTCGACTACCGCGCCGAGGACTTCACCGAGGTGGTCCCACGCGGGCTGGCCGCCGTGTTCGACCCGATCGGCGGCACGCACTTCCGCCGGTCGTACTCCCGGCTGGCGCGCGGCGGGGTGCTGGTCGGCTACGGCCAGAACGACGTGCTGCGCGGCGACCGCAAGAACATGCTCGTCGGCGCGGTCGGCTTCCTCGGCGGCATCGTCGCCCCGAAACTGCTGCCCGACGGCCGCAAGACCGTGTTCTACAACGCCTGGAGCCTGGAAAAGCCGCAGCCGCAGGCCTACCGCGAGGATCTGGCGGCGGTGCTCGACCTGGTGGCGGGCGGCCGGATCGGGCCCACGTCGGTCACCACGCTGCCGCTGGACGACGCGGCCAAGGCGTTCGACGCGCTGCGCGAGCCGGGGCACGGAAAACTGGTCCTCACCCCCTGA